The following proteins are co-located in the Callithrix jacchus isolate 240 chromosome 10, calJac240_pri, whole genome shotgun sequence genome:
- the SYVN1 gene encoding E3 ubiquitin-protein ligase synoviolin isoform X1 — translation MFRTAVMMAASLALTGAVVAHAYYLKHQFYPTVVYLTKSSPSMAVLYIQAFVLVFLLGKVMGKVFFGQLRAAEMEHLLERSWYAVTETCLAFTVFRDDFSPRFVALFTLLLFLKCFHWLAEDRVDFMERSPNISWLFHCRIVSLMFLLGILDFLFVSHAYHSILTRGASVQLVFGFEYAILMTMVLTIFIKYVLHSVDLQSENPWDNKAVYMLYTELFTGFIKVLLYMAFMTIMIKVHTFPLFAIRPMYLAMRQFKKAVTDAIMSRRAIRNMNTLYPDATPEELQAMDNVCIICREEMVTGAKRLPCNHIFHTSCLRSWFQRQQTCPTCRMDVLRASLPAQSPPPPEPADQGPPPAPHPPPLLPQPPNFPQGLLPPFPPGMFPLWPPMGPFPPVPPPPSSGEAVAPPSTSAAALSRPSGAATTTAAGTSAAAASATPSSSGSSSAPEAGPAPGFPFPPPWMGMPLPPPFAFPPMPVPPAGFAGLTPEELRALEGHERQHLEARLQSLRNIHTLLDAAMLQINQYLTVLASLGPPRPATSVNRTEETATTVAAAAASTSIPDSEATTPTPGASPPALETERPPAPESVGTEEMPEDGEPDAAELRRRRLQKLESPVAH, via the exons ATGTTCCGCACGGCAGTGATGATGGCGGCCAGCCTGGCGCTGACCggggccgtggtggctcacgcctactaCCTCAAACACCAGTTCTACCCCACTGTGGTGTACCTGACCAAGTCCAGCCCCAGCATGGCT GTCCTGTACATCCAGGCCTTTGTCCTTGTCTTCCTCCTGGGCAAGGTGATGGGCAAGGTGTTCTTTGGGCAGCTGAGGGCAGCAGAGATGGAG CACCTTCTGGAACGTTCCTGGTACGCTGTCACAGAGACTTGTTTGGCCTTCACCGTTTTTCGGGATGACTTCAGCCCCCGCTTTGTTGCACTCTtcactctcctcctcttcctcaaatGTTTCCACTGGCTGGCTGAGGACCGTGTGGACTTT ATGGAACGCAGCCCCAACATCTCCTGGCTCTTCCACTGCCGCATTGTCT CTCTTATGTTCCTCCTGGGTATCCTGGACTTCCTCTTCGTCAGCCATGCCTATCACAGCATCCTGACCCGTGGGGCTTCCGTGCAGCTGGTGTTTGGCTTTGAG TATGCCATCCTGATGACGATGGTGCTCACCATCTTCATCAAGTATGTGCTGCACTCCGTGGACCTCCAGAGTGAGAACCCCTGGGACAACAAGGCTGTGTACATGCTCTACACGGAGCTGTTTACAG GCTTCATCAAGGTTCTGCTGTACATGGCCTTCATGACCATCATGATCAAGGTGCACACCTTCCCACTCTTTGCCATCCGGCCCATGTACCTGGCCATGAG ACAGTTCAAGAAAGCTGTGACAGATGCCATTATGTCTCGCCGGGCCATCCGCAACATGAACACTCT GTATCCAGATGCCACCCCAGAGGAACTCCAGGCAATGGACAATGTCTGCATCATCTGCCGAGAAGAGATGGTGACTGGTGCCAAGAGACTGCCCTGCAACCACATTTTCCACACCAG CTGCCTGCGCTCCTGGTTCCAGCGGCAGCAGACTTGCCCCACCTGCCGTATGGATGTCCTTCGGGCATCGCTGCCAGCCCAGTCACCACCACCCCCGGAGCCTGCGGACCAGGGGccaccccccgccccccatcccccaccactcttgcctcagccccccaact TCCCCCAGGGCCTCCTGCCTCCTTTTCCTCCAGGCATGTTCCCACTGTGGCCCCCCATGGGCCCCTTTCCACCTGTCCCACCTCCTCCCAGCTCAGGAGAGGCTGTGGCCCCTCCATCCACCAGTGCAG CAGCCCTTTCTCGGCCCAGTGGAGCAGCCACAACCACGGCTGCTGGCACCAGTGCTGCTGCCGCTTCTGCTACACCATCCAGCTCGGGCTCTAGCTCTGCCCCAGAGGCTGGCCCTGCCCCTggcttccccttccctcctccctggaTGGGCATGCCCCTGCCTCCACCCTTCG ccttCCCCCCAATGCCTGTGCCCCCTGCGGGCTTTGCTGGGCTGACCCCAGAGGAGCTGCGAGCTCTGGAGGGCCATGAGCGGCAGCACCTAGAGGCCCGGCTGCAGAGCCTGCGTAACATCCACACACTGCTGGACGCCGCCATGCTGCAGATCAACCAGTACCTCACTGTGCTGGCCTCCTTGGG GCCCCCCCGGCCTGCCACTTCAGTCAACCGCACTGAGGAGACTGCCACTACagttgctgctgctgccgcctccACCAGCATCCCTGACTCAGAGGCCACGACCCCAACCCCAGGAGCCTCCCCACCAGCCCTTGAAACGGAAAGGCCTCCAG CTCCTGAGTCAGTGGGCACAGAGGAGATGCCCGAGGATGGAGAGCCTGATGCAGCCGAGCTCCGCCGGCGCCGCCTGCAGAAGCTGGAGTCTCCTGTTGCCCACTGA
- the MRPL49 gene encoding large ribosomal subunit protein mL49, translating into MAATKFWALLQGWRTGVQRSCGLRLLSQTQGPPDYPSFVESVDEYQFVERLLPATRIPVPPKHEHYPTPSGWQPPRDPPPNLPYFVRRSRMHNIPVYKDITHGNREMTVIRKVEGDIWALQKDVEDFLSPLLGKTPITQVNEVTGTLRIKGYFDQEVKAWLLEKGF; encoded by the exons ATGGCAGCTACCAAGTTTTGGGCTTTGCTGCAGGGATGGAGAACCGGTGTCCAGCGGAGCTGCGGGCTACGGCTGTTG agccAGACCCAGGGTCCTCCGGATTACCCCAGCTTTGTGGAGTCTGTGGATGAATACCAGTTTGTGGAACGCCTTTTACCAGCTACGAGGATCCCAGTTCCCCCAAAGCATGAACATTACCCTACACCTAGTGGTTGGCAGCCTCCCAGAG ACCCCCCACCCAACCTGCCCTACTTTGTACGACGCTCTCGGATGCACAACATCCCCGTCTACAAGGACATCACGCATGGCAACCGGGAGATGACTGTGATCCGGAAGGTGGAAGGGGACATCTGG GCCCTGCAGAAAGATGTGGAAGATTTTCTGAGCCCACTGCTGGGGAAGACACCCATCACCCAGGTCAATGAGGTGACAGGTACCCTGCGGATCAAGGGCTACTTTGACCAAGAGGTTAAAGCCTGGCTTTTGGAGAAAGGGTTCTGA
- the SYVN1 gene encoding E3 ubiquitin-protein ligase synoviolin isoform X2, giving the protein MFRTAVMMAASLALTGAVVAHAYYLKHQFYPTVVYLTKSSPSMAVLYIQAFVLVFLLGKVMGKVFFGQLRAAEMEHLLERSWYAVTETCLAFTVFRDDFSPRFVALFTLLLFLKCFHWLAEDRVDFMERSPNISWLFHCRIVSLMFLLGILDFLFVSHAYHSILTRGASVQLVFGFEYAILMTMVLTIFIKYVLHSVDLQSENPWDNKAVYMLYTELFTGFIKVLLYMAFMTIMIKVHTFPLFAIRPMYLAMRQFKKAVTDAIMSRRAIRNMNTLYPDATPEELQAMDNVCIICREEMVTGAKRLPCNHIFHTSCLRSWFQRQQTCPTCRMDVLRASLPAQSPPPPEPADQGPPPAPHPPPLLPQPPNFPQGLLPPFPPGMFPLWPPMGPFPPVPPPPSSGEAVAPPSTSAALSRPSGAATTTAAGTSAAAASATPSSSGSSSAPEAGPAPGFPFPPPWMGMPLPPPFAFPPMPVPPAGFAGLTPEELRALEGHERQHLEARLQSLRNIHTLLDAAMLQINQYLTVLASLGPPRPATSVNRTEETATTVAAAAASTSIPDSEATTPTPGASPPALETERPPAPESVGTEEMPEDGEPDAAELRRRRLQKLESPVAH; this is encoded by the exons ATGTTCCGCACGGCAGTGATGATGGCGGCCAGCCTGGCGCTGACCggggccgtggtggctcacgcctactaCCTCAAACACCAGTTCTACCCCACTGTGGTGTACCTGACCAAGTCCAGCCCCAGCATGGCT GTCCTGTACATCCAGGCCTTTGTCCTTGTCTTCCTCCTGGGCAAGGTGATGGGCAAGGTGTTCTTTGGGCAGCTGAGGGCAGCAGAGATGGAG CACCTTCTGGAACGTTCCTGGTACGCTGTCACAGAGACTTGTTTGGCCTTCACCGTTTTTCGGGATGACTTCAGCCCCCGCTTTGTTGCACTCTtcactctcctcctcttcctcaaatGTTTCCACTGGCTGGCTGAGGACCGTGTGGACTTT ATGGAACGCAGCCCCAACATCTCCTGGCTCTTCCACTGCCGCATTGTCT CTCTTATGTTCCTCCTGGGTATCCTGGACTTCCTCTTCGTCAGCCATGCCTATCACAGCATCCTGACCCGTGGGGCTTCCGTGCAGCTGGTGTTTGGCTTTGAG TATGCCATCCTGATGACGATGGTGCTCACCATCTTCATCAAGTATGTGCTGCACTCCGTGGACCTCCAGAGTGAGAACCCCTGGGACAACAAGGCTGTGTACATGCTCTACACGGAGCTGTTTACAG GCTTCATCAAGGTTCTGCTGTACATGGCCTTCATGACCATCATGATCAAGGTGCACACCTTCCCACTCTTTGCCATCCGGCCCATGTACCTGGCCATGAG ACAGTTCAAGAAAGCTGTGACAGATGCCATTATGTCTCGCCGGGCCATCCGCAACATGAACACTCT GTATCCAGATGCCACCCCAGAGGAACTCCAGGCAATGGACAATGTCTGCATCATCTGCCGAGAAGAGATGGTGACTGGTGCCAAGAGACTGCCCTGCAACCACATTTTCCACACCAG CTGCCTGCGCTCCTGGTTCCAGCGGCAGCAGACTTGCCCCACCTGCCGTATGGATGTCCTTCGGGCATCGCTGCCAGCCCAGTCACCACCACCCCCGGAGCCTGCGGACCAGGGGccaccccccgccccccatcccccaccactcttgcctcagccccccaact TCCCCCAGGGCCTCCTGCCTCCTTTTCCTCCAGGCATGTTCCCACTGTGGCCCCCCATGGGCCCCTTTCCACCTGTCCCACCTCCTCCCAGCTCAGGAGAGGCTGTGGCCCCTCCATCCACCAGTGCAG CCCTTTCTCGGCCCAGTGGAGCAGCCACAACCACGGCTGCTGGCACCAGTGCTGCTGCCGCTTCTGCTACACCATCCAGCTCGGGCTCTAGCTCTGCCCCAGAGGCTGGCCCTGCCCCTggcttccccttccctcctccctggaTGGGCATGCCCCTGCCTCCACCCTTCG ccttCCCCCCAATGCCTGTGCCCCCTGCGGGCTTTGCTGGGCTGACCCCAGAGGAGCTGCGAGCTCTGGAGGGCCATGAGCGGCAGCACCTAGAGGCCCGGCTGCAGAGCCTGCGTAACATCCACACACTGCTGGACGCCGCCATGCTGCAGATCAACCAGTACCTCACTGTGCTGGCCTCCTTGGG GCCCCCCCGGCCTGCCACTTCAGTCAACCGCACTGAGGAGACTGCCACTACagttgctgctgctgccgcctccACCAGCATCCCTGACTCAGAGGCCACGACCCCAACCCCAGGAGCCTCCCCACCAGCCCTTGAAACGGAAAGGCCTCCAG CTCCTGAGTCAGTGGGCACAGAGGAGATGCCCGAGGATGGAGAGCCTGATGCAGCCGAGCTCCGCCGGCGCCGCCTGCAGAAGCTGGAGTCTCCTGTTGCCCACTGA
- the FAU gene encoding ubiquitin-like FUBI-ribosomal protein eS30 fusion protein produces MQLFVRAQDLHTLEVTGQETVAQIKAHVASLEGIAPEDQVVLLAGTPLEDEATLGQCGVEALTTLEVAGRMLGGKVHGSLARAGKVRGQTPKVAKQEKKKKKTGRAKRRMQYNRRFVNVVPTFGKKKGPNANS; encoded by the exons ATGCAGCTCTTCGTCCGCGCCCAGGACCTACACACCCTTGAGGTGACCGGCCAGGAGACGGTCGCCCAGATTAAG GCTCATGTAGCCTCACTGGAGGGCATTGCCCCGGAAGATCAAGTCGTACTCCTGGCAGGCACGCCCCTGGAGGATGAGGCCACCCTGGGCCAGTGCGGGGTGGAGGCCCTGACCACGCTGGAAGTAGCAGGCCGAATGCTCGGAG GTAAAGTCCATGGTTCCCTGGCCCGTGCTGGGAAGGTGAGAGGTCAGACTCCTAAG GTGGCCAaacaggagaagaagaagaagaagacaggcCGGGCTAAGAGGCGGATGCAGTACAACCGGCGCTTTGTCAACGTTGTGCCCACCTTTGGCAAGAAGAAGGGCCCAAATGCCAACTCTTAA